The following coding sequences lie in one Vibrio splendidus genomic window:
- a CDS encoding YdcF family protein, with protein MKKNIIALALGGMLAFGATPYSFAANDGAVQASADYAQLVTKRQVVDQLLLDALQAFKSPARISHAGFTAKMPSNMEIVTNRLLEAYQLEPYRTDLLISAANAQIYNKNAERAIELFEQALTVAPDDVDLHAYLAVWQRFEGNDSESNKHMEKLESLNKGKAEDIKRIFATVDRVLETPLKESADKGLLSDHGAIVTLGYALNPDGSMHEILIERLETTLAMSKANPDAMIVLTGGVPKNHKTEGKLMADWLISKGVSKDRIIEENYATSTVGNALFSSYALARHDIKHATIISSASHVRRGQTLFEIASWQTGPQGITFDTVSYPDKPLEDLKKASSGELLGIYRDALRTYGMWSYRSYPLESR; from the coding sequence CAGGCTTCAGCGGATTACGCGCAGTTGGTGACTAAGCGACAAGTTGTCGACCAATTACTTCTTGATGCGTTGCAGGCGTTTAAGTCTCCGGCAAGAATTTCACACGCGGGCTTCACGGCTAAAATGCCAAGCAACATGGAAATTGTGACTAACCGATTGTTAGAAGCTTACCAGCTAGAACCTTACCGTACTGACTTGTTGATCTCGGCAGCGAACGCTCAGATCTACAACAAGAACGCAGAACGCGCTATTGAGCTGTTTGAACAAGCACTGACGGTTGCGCCAGACGATGTCGACTTGCACGCATATCTTGCGGTTTGGCAAAGATTTGAAGGCAATGACAGTGAATCCAACAAGCACATGGAGAAGCTGGAAAGCCTGAATAAAGGCAAGGCAGAAGACATCAAACGTATTTTTGCAACGGTCGACCGCGTGTTAGAAACACCTCTTAAAGAGTCTGCAGATAAGGGACTGTTGAGCGACCACGGTGCCATCGTCACTTTGGGCTACGCGCTTAACCCTGATGGCTCTATGCATGAAATCTTGATTGAACGTCTTGAAACGACATTAGCAATGTCGAAAGCGAACCCAGACGCGATGATCGTGTTAACCGGCGGCGTACCTAAGAACCATAAGACTGAAGGCAAGTTAATGGCGGATTGGCTTATCTCAAAAGGGGTAAGCAAAGACCGCATCATTGAAGAGAACTACGCGACTAGCACGGTAGGCAATGCCTTGTTCAGTAGCTATGCGCTTGCTCGTCATGATATTAAGCACGCGACCATTATCAGCTCGGCAAGCCATGTTCGTCGTGGTCAAACTCTATTTGAAATTGCTAGCTGGCAAACTGGCCCTCAGGGCATCACCTTCGATACAGTTTCTTACCCAGATAAGCCGCTAGAAGATCTTAAGAAAGCGAGCAGTGGTGAGCTTCTAGGCATCTACCGTGACGCACTGAGAACCTATGGTATGTGGAGCTACCGCTCTTACCCATTAGAGTCTCGCTAA
- a CDS encoding DUF2999 family protein — translation MNPILAMLKENNISDEQISEIFKTLTENPLAAMATISQLGLPQEKLQMLMGQVMQNPALIKEAVEELGLDFSKVEAAKEQLQK, via the coding sequence ATGAACCCGATTTTAGCAATGTTGAAAGAGAACAATATTAGCGACGAGCAGATCAGCGAGATATTCAAGACGTTGACCGAAAACCCTCTTGCAGCAATGGCGACAATCAGCCAACTTGGTTTACCACAAGAGAAGCTTCAAATGCTGATGGGTCAGGTAATGCAAAACCCTGCGCTAATCAAAGAAGCAGTTGAAGAGCTTGGCCTAGATTTTTCTAAGGTTGAAGCCGCTAAAGAGCAACTTCAAAAATAG
- a CDS encoding helix-turn-helix domain-containing protein yields MKSSLSIRSYTKQFNTHAHDDHHQLVLPIQGSINIEMVGYVGKVAVGECVVIPVTTAHAFKADEAARFIVADMAELPQHLLEHELSVFTITPPLMSFLLFVEKQLEYQVDSGIESSVLDVFSLLLEQQQVSKSIDPRIRAVQRLIADNYAQPLSIPQLAETACLSPTQFKKRFKECLGISALKYITRYRMEKAQALLTHTDLPVQLIAENVGYSDVSAFSRRFSQHFGMSPRAFLGSMKESL; encoded by the coding sequence ATGAAATCTAGCTTAAGCATTCGATCTTACACCAAGCAATTTAATACCCATGCTCATGATGACCATCATCAATTGGTATTGCCGATCCAAGGCAGTATTAATATTGAAATGGTGGGGTATGTCGGCAAAGTGGCCGTGGGCGAATGTGTGGTGATTCCGGTAACCACAGCGCATGCGTTTAAGGCGGATGAAGCAGCGCGGTTTATTGTCGCGGATATGGCGGAGTTGCCGCAGCACTTGTTAGAGCATGAGCTCTCGGTTTTCACGATAACGCCACCTTTAATGAGCTTCTTGCTGTTTGTTGAGAAGCAGCTGGAATATCAGGTCGATAGTGGCATTGAGTCATCAGTTTTGGATGTGTTTTCATTGCTGTTAGAGCAACAACAAGTCAGCAAGAGCATCGACCCAAGAATCCGTGCGGTACAAAGGCTGATAGCGGATAATTACGCCCAACCTCTCTCTATTCCACAACTTGCAGAAACGGCCTGTTTGAGTCCTACTCAATTCAAAAAACGTTTCAAAGAATGCTTGGGTATCAGTGCGCTTAAATACATCACTCGCTATCGTATGGAGAAAGCTCAAGCCTTGTTAACTCATACCGATTTACCGGTTCAATTGATTGCTGAAAATGTGGGCTATAGTGATGTGTCTGCTTTCAGTCGTCGCTTCTCTCAGCACTTTGGAATGTCTCCAAGGGCGTTTTTGGGTTCGATGAAAGAGAGTCTTTAG
- a CDS encoding DMT family transporter — protein MNLAINRVNEFQTGTLAILFASILWGTTGTAASFAPDLSPLAIGAFSMGVGGLMQAGLAYRQILFAFDKLLQNKKLLAVSALALAVYPLAFYSSMKLSGVAIGTVVSIATAPFFSALLECLISKKNNINKRWLTSFAIGVVGIGLLVFSESSSANESGDDLKLLGIGLGLVAGLCYAIYSWATKALIDKGIKSQAAMGSIFGLGAMLLLPTLWFTGENLFSSQINVLVISYLTLIPQCLGYIAFSFGLRHVTASSANLLTLFEPVVAAVLAVCVVGELIPFTGWLGMSLIVLCLFIQSKPSKGTL, from the coding sequence ATGAATCTTGCCATCAATCGCGTTAACGAATTCCAAACGGGCACTTTGGCCATCTTGTTTGCTTCTATTTTATGGGGTACGACAGGCACCGCCGCAAGTTTTGCGCCTGATCTAAGCCCATTAGCGATTGGTGCTTTCTCTATGGGCGTCGGTGGTCTAATGCAAGCGGGCTTGGCGTATCGACAAATCCTATTCGCTTTCGACAAACTTTTGCAGAACAAGAAGCTGTTGGCAGTGAGCGCTTTGGCTTTGGCGGTCTATCCTTTAGCTTTCTATTCTTCAATGAAATTATCAGGCGTGGCGATTGGTACCGTGGTTTCGATTGCTACCGCACCTTTCTTTTCGGCACTATTAGAGTGTCTGATTAGCAAAAAGAACAATATCAACAAACGTTGGCTCACTAGCTTTGCGATTGGTGTGGTAGGTATTGGGTTGTTGGTGTTTTCAGAATCTTCATCGGCGAATGAATCCGGTGATGATCTCAAGCTGTTAGGTATTGGCTTAGGTTTGGTCGCTGGGTTGTGTTACGCCATTTATTCTTGGGCGACAAAAGCATTGATCGATAAAGGGATTAAGTCACAAGCAGCGATGGGCAGTATTTTTGGCCTGGGTGCGATGCTGTTGTTGCCAACGCTCTGGTTTACGGGTGAGAACCTGTTTTCCTCACAGATTAACGTATTAGTCATCAGTTATCTTACGTTAATCCCGCAATGCTTGGGCTATATCGCGTTCAGTTTTGGTTTACGCCACGTGACCGCGAGTAGTGCCAATCTGCTGACTCTGTTTGAACCAGTAGTTGCAGCGGTGCTTGCCGTCTGTGTTGTCGGTGAGCTTATTCCTTTTACAGGCTGGTTAGGTATGTCTCTGATTGTGTTGTGCTTGTTTATACAGTCGAAACCATCTAAAGGAACGTTATAA
- the thiD gene encoding bifunctional hydroxymethylpyrimidine kinase/phosphomethylpyrimidine kinase: MTHSSISKDLTPKASTPKSSTQQHSAEDTIRTNTPIVLTIAGSDSGGGAGIQADIKAMSATGSFACSVITAITSQNTQGVSAIFPIPLDHVASQLDAVFTDLNIVAVKVGMLADSKIIKVVADKIKQYQPKHLVIDPVMVATSGDLLLENSAITTLKQELIPLADIITPNLPEGAALTGKAVPESEAEMQGMIEDLRALGAKAVLLKGGHLEKDENSNDLLILPTTSALISAKRFPTKNTHGTGCTLSSAIASFLAQGNTLSEAVDLGKQYISRAIAHADELQVGQGHGPVNHFFAGHGNVC; this comes from the coding sequence ATGACACACAGTTCTATTTCAAAAGATTTAACGCCAAAAGCCTCAACTCCAAAATCCTCAACACAGCAGCACTCTGCTGAAGACACGATTCGCACGAATACTCCGATTGTTTTAACCATCGCGGGTTCTGACAGTGGTGGCGGTGCCGGTATCCAAGCTGATATTAAAGCCATGTCTGCTACCGGTAGTTTTGCTTGTTCTGTGATTACCGCTATCACTTCCCAGAACACTCAAGGCGTGTCAGCCATTTTTCCTATTCCACTCGACCATGTCGCTAGCCAGTTAGATGCGGTTTTTACTGATCTCAATATCGTGGCAGTGAAAGTCGGCATGTTGGCCGATTCGAAAATCATCAAAGTCGTCGCGGACAAAATCAAACAATACCAACCTAAACACTTAGTGATTGACCCTGTGATGGTCGCGACAAGTGGAGACCTTCTTCTAGAAAACTCAGCAATTACGACGCTAAAACAAGAGCTGATTCCGCTGGCTGATATCATTACTCCTAACTTACCAGAAGGCGCAGCACTGACAGGCAAAGCGGTACCTGAAAGCGAAGCCGAAATGCAGGGCATGATTGAAGACTTACGCGCACTAGGTGCTAAAGCTGTCCTGCTAAAAGGCGGTCACTTAGAGAAGGATGAGAACAGTAACGACTTACTGATTCTGCCAACCACATCTGCTCTGATTAGCGCGAAGCGCTTTCCTACTAAAAATACGCACGGCACGGGTTGTACGCTTTCTTCTGCTATCGCTTCTTTCTTGGCTCAAGGCAACACGCTTTCAGAGGCTGTTGACCTAGGCAAACAATACATTTCGCGCGCAATTGCTCACGCTGATGAGTTGCAAGTCGGCCAAGGTCATGGCCCGGTAAATCACTTCTTCGCTGGGCACGGTAATGTCTGTTAA
- a CDS encoding ABC transporter ATP-binding protein — MSVNTVGVQLSNASLRYNDSKHATLSGLSLSLNAGKWTVLLGRSGCGKTTVLRYLAGLLDDKVEWQGTLATSDELPLTDRIAYMAQQDLLLPWLSVIDNVCLSHRFQNPVSDKAQQTNQALELLAVVGLADYADAMPDQLSGGMRQRVALARTLMQDKPVVLMDEPFSALDAVTRHKLQTLACELLRDKTVVLITHDPQEAVRLADNLYVLQGTPASAHSLSVPLTSTPRVLDGECAELQQAILDQLERDYE; from the coding sequence ATGTCTGTTAATACGGTGGGTGTTCAACTCAGCAATGCCTCCTTACGCTATAACGACAGTAAGCACGCGACCTTGTCTGGGTTGTCGCTTAGCTTAAATGCAGGTAAGTGGACGGTATTGCTGGGTCGAAGTGGCTGCGGAAAAACCACGGTCTTACGTTATCTGGCAGGCTTGTTGGACGACAAGGTGGAGTGGCAGGGCACATTGGCAACCTCTGATGAATTGCCTTTAACGGATCGCATCGCTTACATGGCGCAGCAGGATTTGTTACTGCCATGGCTGTCGGTTATCGACAATGTATGCCTGAGTCATCGCTTTCAAAATCCAGTTTCTGATAAAGCACAGCAAACCAATCAAGCACTAGAGTTGCTCGCTGTGGTTGGTTTGGCTGATTACGCGGATGCTATGCCGGATCAATTGTCTGGCGGTATGCGTCAGCGTGTTGCTTTGGCTCGCACTTTAATGCAAGACAAACCTGTTGTGCTGATGGACGAACCTTTCTCTGCGCTGGATGCGGTAACAAGACACAAGTTACAGACCTTAGCGTGTGAGCTGTTAAGAGATAAAACCGTTGTGTTGATTACTCATGATCCACAAGAAGCGGTGCGTTTGGCGGATAACTTGTATGTGTTGCAAGGCACGCCTGCGAGTGCTCACTCTTTATCTGTGCCTCTCACATCAACACCACGAGTGTTAGACGGTGAATGCGCTGAGTTACAACAAGCGATTTTAGATCAGTTGGAGCGTGATTATGAATGA
- a CDS encoding ABC transporter substrate-binding protein, whose protein sequence is MKNTKLVGAVALLASLVSGHALADSEQKKLTLMLDWFVNPNHGPIVIAQERGYFADQGLEVEIQEPADPSTPAKLVAAGKVDLAVTYQPSLTMDVAAGLPLVRASTLIATPLNTLMVLDNGKNDSLADLKGKKIGIAIAGNEEATIGTMLAQENVAFTDVQTINVGWALSSSLASGKVDAIWGGLRNFETNQLALEGFKAKAFFPEEHGVPAYDELIFVANAKKHDDEAIKAFNKALEQATTYIVNHPQESWSEFVAYSPDTLNNELNQRAWNDTLTRFALRPSAVDMKRYDDYAQFMFDKGIIKSLPKAADYVPTFD, encoded by the coding sequence ATGAAAAACACCAAATTGGTAGGTGCAGTGGCACTGCTTGCTTCGCTAGTTTCAGGTCATGCATTGGCGGATTCTGAACAAAAGAAACTGACATTGATGTTGGATTGGTTTGTGAACCCGAACCACGGCCCAATTGTGATTGCTCAAGAGCGTGGCTACTTTGCTGACCAAGGCTTAGAGGTGGAAATCCAAGAGCCAGCTGACCCAAGCACACCAGCAAAATTGGTTGCGGCAGGTAAGGTCGATTTAGCGGTAACTTACCAACCAAGTTTAACCATGGATGTAGCGGCAGGTTTGCCTCTCGTTCGTGCATCTACTCTTATCGCAACACCACTGAATACGTTGATGGTTTTAGATAATGGCAAGAACGATTCACTAGCGGATCTGAAAGGCAAAAAGATCGGTATTGCGATTGCGGGTAACGAAGAAGCAACCATCGGCACCATGCTAGCTCAAGAAAATGTTGCATTTACCGACGTGCAAACCATCAATGTCGGTTGGGCACTTTCATCTTCATTGGCATCGGGCAAGGTAGATGCAATTTGGGGTGGCTTACGTAACTTCGAAACCAACCAGCTAGCACTTGAAGGCTTTAAAGCGAAAGCATTTTTCCCAGAAGAGCACGGCGTACCCGCTTACGACGAGTTGATCTTTGTGGCGAACGCTAAGAAACACGACGACGAAGCAATCAAAGCGTTCAATAAAGCATTGGAACAAGCAACCACTTACATTGTGAACCACCCACAAGAGTCATGGAGTGAGTTTGTGGCGTATTCACCAGATACGTTGAACAACGAACTTAACCAACGTGCATGGAACGACACACTGACTCGCTTTGCACTTCGCCCTTCTGCTGTAGATATGAAGCGTTACGATGATTACGCACAGTTTATGTTCGACAAAGGCATTATCAAATCACTACCAAAAGCCGCTGATTACGTACCGACTTTTGACTAA
- the tenA gene encoding thiaminase II, with protein sequence MKYQDLIQACQQDWQDYTEHDFVKTLANGTLAQPCFLHYLKQDFLFLKQYARAYALAIYKAKTLADMRRALPSVDALLDSEISHHVTYCGQWGLTESDLENEPEDFGTVAYTRYVLDSGMTGDLVDLYAALAPCSIGYAVIGKALLESSDTVLEGNPYASWLQLYGGEEFQSGVATGAEYFNQLLAEIDINSERGQNIVHIFKTATRMEVAFWQQGLNALNDSTAA encoded by the coding sequence ATGAAATACCAAGACTTAATTCAAGCCTGTCAGCAAGATTGGCAAGACTACACCGAGCATGATTTTGTTAAAACGCTGGCGAACGGCACTCTTGCTCAGCCGTGTTTTCTACATTACTTGAAGCAAGATTTTTTGTTTTTAAAGCAGTATGCCCGTGCTTATGCATTGGCAATTTACAAGGCAAAGACACTGGCTGATATGCGCCGTGCGCTGCCAAGTGTTGATGCTCTGCTAGATTCTGAAATTTCACACCACGTAACTTACTGTGGTCAATGGGGTTTAACTGAGTCGGATTTAGAAAACGAACCGGAAGATTTCGGCACAGTTGCCTACACGCGCTACGTTCTAGATTCAGGTATGACAGGTGATCTCGTCGACTTATATGCGGCACTGGCTCCGTGTTCAATCGGTTATGCCGTGATTGGTAAAGCGCTGTTAGAAAGCAGTGATACAGTATTAGAAGGCAACCCATACGCAAGCTGGCTACAGCTTTACGGCGGTGAAGAGTTCCAGTCTGGCGTGGCAACGGGCGCAGAATATTTCAATCAGCTACTGGCTGAAATTGATATTAACAGCGAGCGCGGTCAGAACATCGTCCATATCTTCAAAACCGCAACGCGTATGGAAGTAGCTTTTTGGCAACAAGGTCTGAATGCACTTAATGACTCAACCGCGGCTTAA
- the thiM gene encoding hydroxyethylthiazole kinase has translation MLTEQIIQSLRAVREQKPLVVNITNYVVMNNTANALLAIGASPIMAHSQQELAEMMSFSGALVINIGTLDSVWTPRMCFAVEQANANNKVVVLDPVGCGASTLRTETSREIARLADKLVIRGNASEIIALAGEQAQTKGVDALDSSDAALGAAQCLVAEYGANVVISGETDYVVTKDSVVTLNNGHPMMPYVTGMGCTLTALTGAFAAVGDDSGLAAAAVLGVVGEIAAENSRGPGSLQMNLLDELYQLDEETLIQRLKVQ, from the coding sequence ATGCTAACTGAACAAATCATCCAATCGTTGCGCGCAGTACGAGAGCAAAAACCACTGGTTGTGAACATCACCAACTATGTAGTGATGAACAACACGGCCAATGCGTTATTGGCGATTGGCGCTTCGCCTATTATGGCGCACTCACAACAAGAGCTTGCAGAGATGATGTCTTTCTCTGGCGCTTTAGTGATCAACATTGGCACCCTCGACAGTGTTTGGACGCCAAGAATGTGTTTTGCTGTTGAACAAGCGAATGCGAACAACAAGGTTGTGGTTCTTGACCCTGTGGGTTGCGGCGCAAGCACGCTGCGTACCGAGACTTCTCGTGAAATTGCACGTTTAGCGGATAAGCTAGTCATTCGTGGTAACGCGTCTGAGATTATCGCGTTAGCGGGTGAGCAAGCACAGACCAAAGGCGTTGATGCGCTAGATAGCAGTGATGCTGCATTAGGCGCAGCGCAATGCTTAGTCGCTGAATACGGTGCGAATGTGGTGATTTCTGGTGAGACAGATTACGTTGTCACCAAAGACAGCGTGGTGACGTTAAACAACGGGCACCCAATGATGCCGTATGTGACGGGCATGGGTTGTACCTTAACGGCATTAACGGGCGCTTTCGCTGCTGTTGGAGATGACAGTGGTTTGGCTGCTGCTGCGGTATTAGGTGTGGTTGGCGAAATTGCTGCTGAGAACTCACGTGGCCCGGGTAGCTTACAGATGAACTTGCTTGATGAGCTGTATCAACTAGATGAAGAGACGTTGATCCAACGTTTGAAGGTTCAGTAG